A single region of the Arthrobacter sp. V1I7 genome encodes:
- a CDS encoding NAD(P)-dependent oxidoreductase — MTTPPAGSALPIVCTSRRPTATPPHPLGTLLITGAAGTVGTIAAAALQGRFRLVSLDLKPPAEPELFDVIIGSVADRDLVFSATARADHVLHLAGGAPKGWDGLLDAELGGTRNVIDGALESGCVRVVLASSNHVSGWHELDQLAGAALSQAAPSDPLRPDGLYAASKAFVEALGRSAAECSGLPVSVLRIGTMRVVDDPRALAGSRAFRYIGSPEQVVARMERTWLYHEDFRRILLEEFAAKETFRLRYAVSGTNSPWSTEILSWTRQLLRQR; from the coding sequence GTGACTACTCCTCCCGCCGGTTCGGCACTGCCCATCGTCTGCACCAGCCGACGCCCGACTGCCACCCCGCCCCACCCTCTCGGCACGCTCCTCATCACCGGCGCCGCAGGGACGGTCGGGACCATCGCCGCGGCAGCACTCCAGGGCCGGTTTCGACTCGTCTCCCTCGATTTGAAGCCGCCGGCTGAACCGGAACTCTTCGATGTCATCATCGGCAGCGTGGCCGACCGCGACCTGGTCTTCTCTGCCACAGCGCGGGCCGACCACGTCCTGCACCTCGCCGGCGGCGCCCCGAAAGGCTGGGACGGACTCCTGGACGCGGAGCTGGGCGGTACCCGCAACGTCATCGATGGGGCCCTCGAATCAGGATGCGTGCGGGTCGTCCTCGCCTCCAGCAACCATGTCTCCGGATGGCATGAACTGGACCAGCTGGCCGGCGCAGCCCTGTCCCAGGCGGCTCCGTCGGATCCACTGCGTCCGGACGGCCTGTACGCGGCCAGCAAGGCGTTCGTCGAAGCCCTGGGCCGCTCGGCGGCCGAGTGCTCCGGCCTGCCGGTGTCAGTGTTGCGGATCGGGACCATGCGCGTGGTCGATGATCCCCGAGCCTTGGCCGGCAGCCGGGCCTTCCGCTACATCGGAAGCCCGGAGCAGGTGGTCGCCCGGATGGAGCGCACCTGGCTGTACCACGAGGACTTCCGCCGGATCCTGCTTGAAGAGTTTGCCGCCAAGGAAACGTTCAGGCTCCGGTACGCCGTCTCCGGCACCAACTCCCCCTGGTCTACCGAGATCCTCAGCTGGACTCGGCAGCTGCTCCGGCAAAGGTAG
- a CDS encoding nuclear transport factor 2 family protein: MVLDEPDLMHALRRHWEYSGKDEDVSHEIYHDDAVLEFPQSGERFEGVENFREWRRQYPARLKFHTRRITHRADLVVVENLISYDSAPWMYSVNLLEFRGDRVAHERIYIMDGWEAAEWRTPWRAERSADPPPPPP; this comes from the coding sequence GTGGTGCTCGACGAGCCGGACCTCATGCACGCCCTGCGGCGGCACTGGGAGTACTCAGGCAAGGACGAGGACGTCTCCCACGAGATTTACCACGATGACGCGGTGCTGGAGTTTCCTCAATCTGGCGAACGGTTCGAAGGCGTGGAGAACTTCCGCGAATGGCGACGGCAGTATCCGGCGAGGCTCAAGTTCCACACTCGACGCATCACTCATCGTGCCGACCTGGTCGTCGTAGAGAACCTGATCAGCTACGACAGCGCCCCATGGATGTACAGCGTCAACCTGTTGGAGTTCAGGGGCGACCGGGTGGCGCACGAGCGGATCTACATCATGGATGGCTGGGAGGCCGCCGAGTGGCGCACCCCCTGGCGCGCCGAACGGTCCGCAGACCCGCCGCCTCCACCTCCCTAG